A part of Solicola gregarius genomic DNA contains:
- the cuyA gene encoding D-cysteate sulfo-lyase, translating to MHLARIPRRRYTHGPTPIEHLPRLSEHLAGPQIYIKRDDLLGLAAGGNKTRKLEFLVADALASGANTLVTTGAVQSNHCRLTLAAAVKEGLRCRLVLEERVAGSYSPDASGNNLLFHLLGVDDVTVVPAGTDLDAAMQQVADQITADGGKPYVVPGGGSNALGALGYVSCAEEMLAQTSDMGLPLDHIVCASGSGGTHAGLVAGLYGNQAGIPLTGISVRAERAAQETKLHTLANATSRLAGAEREVPADAITVRDEYVGPGYSLPTPEMSAAIQLFARTEGILLDPVYTGKTAAGLVDLVRTGELGSDGNVLFVHTGGSPALYAYQDVVLAEPDE from the coding sequence ATGCACCTCGCACGCATCCCCCGTCGGAGGTACACGCACGGGCCGACGCCGATCGAGCACCTGCCCAGGCTCAGCGAGCACCTCGCGGGTCCGCAGATCTACATCAAACGAGACGACCTGCTCGGTCTCGCTGCCGGCGGCAACAAGACCCGCAAGCTCGAGTTCCTCGTCGCCGACGCGCTCGCATCCGGCGCGAACACCCTCGTCACGACGGGCGCCGTGCAGTCCAACCACTGCCGGCTGACGCTCGCGGCAGCCGTGAAGGAAGGTCTGCGATGCCGGCTCGTACTCGAGGAGCGCGTCGCGGGCTCGTACTCCCCCGACGCCAGCGGCAACAACCTGCTGTTCCACCTGCTCGGCGTCGACGACGTGACGGTCGTCCCCGCTGGCACGGACCTCGACGCGGCGATGCAGCAGGTGGCTGACCAAATCACCGCCGACGGCGGCAAGCCCTACGTGGTTCCGGGCGGCGGCTCGAACGCGCTCGGCGCCCTCGGCTACGTCTCGTGCGCCGAGGAAATGCTCGCCCAGACGAGCGACATGGGCCTGCCTCTCGACCACATCGTCTGCGCAAGCGGATCCGGCGGCACCCACGCCGGGCTCGTGGCCGGTCTGTACGGGAACCAAGCCGGCATCCCGTTGACCGGCATCAGCGTACGGGCGGAGCGGGCGGCGCAGGAGACAAAGCTGCATACCCTCGCCAACGCGACCTCGCGGTTGGCCGGAGCCGAGCGCGAAGTGCCGGCCGATGCGATCACCGTGCGCGACGAGTACGTAGGGCCGGGATACTCGCTGCCGACTCCCGAGATGTCCGCGGCGATCCAACTGTTCGCACGAACGGAGGGAATCCTGCTCGACCCGGTGTACACCGGCAAGACCGCCGCCGGACTGGTCGACCTCGTTCGCACGGGTGAGCTCGGCTCCGACGGCAACGTGCTGTTCGTCCACACCGGCGGCTCTCCCGCGCTATACGCGTATCAGGACGTCGTACTCGCCGAGCCCGATGAGTAA
- a CDS encoding DUF305 domain-containing protein produces MIDTHGPGADKVAGWVLSWGKQGAAVGHDADVDHDSAEQGGFDDVTISRLSTADGARFDRLYLTALAEHLDNGAEIWRSESDEGTHEGATDLAASLRDVEAKLRRAAQRLID; encoded by the coding sequence GTGATCGACACCCACGGGCCGGGCGCCGACAAGGTCGCCGGGTGGGTCTTGTCCTGGGGCAAGCAAGGAGCGGCCGTTGGACATGACGCAGACGTCGACCACGACAGCGCGGAACAGGGAGGGTTCGACGACGTCACGATCAGCCGCTTGTCCACTGCCGACGGTGCACGCTTCGACCGCCTGTACCTCACAGCCTTGGCCGAGCACCTCGACAACGGCGCAGAGATATGGCGCTCCGAATCCGATGAGGGCACGCACGAAGGCGCGACCGATCTCGCGGCCTCGCTCCGCGACGTCGAAGCCAAGTTGCGCAGAGCTGCCCAACGTCTCATCGACTGA
- the cuyB gene encoding cysteate racemase yields MSNDVRPSRVVGILGGMGPAATVDFYDKLVRATPARSDHEHLRVVIWSDPTVPNRHEAVRGTGEDPTPSLEYGIAQLLQAGAEIIVAPCNTVHAFLPALLVDKDVEFLSIIDTAVDAVVQTDRGHRIGILAADGAIECELYQTALRTAGKEAVVLSDTSQRRLMETIFRLKAGPPEESDVRSLTAALDELERSGVTTAVVGCTELTLLIGSVQTRLQLVDASQALARRTVERAH; encoded by the coding sequence ATGAGTAACGACGTCCGACCGTCGCGAGTCGTCGGCATCCTCGGCGGGATGGGCCCAGCGGCGACGGTCGACTTCTACGACAAGTTGGTCCGCGCGACTCCCGCGCGGAGTGACCACGAGCATCTGCGCGTCGTCATCTGGTCCGACCCGACGGTCCCGAACCGCCACGAGGCCGTGCGCGGAACCGGTGAGGACCCGACGCCCTCCCTCGAATACGGCATCGCCCAGCTCCTTCAGGCGGGCGCGGAGATCATCGTGGCACCGTGCAACACCGTGCACGCTTTCCTGCCGGCGCTCCTGGTCGACAAGGACGTCGAGTTCCTGAGCATCATCGATACCGCGGTCGACGCGGTCGTCCAGACTGATCGAGGGCACCGGATCGGAATCCTCGCGGCGGACGGTGCCATCGAATGCGAGCTCTACCAGACCGCCCTGCGCACGGCAGGCAAGGAGGCCGTCGTACTGTCCGACACGTCGCAGCGCCGACTGATGGAGACGATCTTCCGGCTGAAGGCGGGGCCACCCGAAGAGTCCGACGTACGTTCGCTCACCGCAGCCCTCGACGAGCTCGAGCGGTCGGGCGTCACGACCGCGGTCGTCGGATGCACCGAGCTGACGCTGCTCATCGGCAGCGTCCAGACACGACTGCAGCTGGTGGACGCCTCACAGGCCCTCGCCCGCCGAACCGTCGAGCGAGCGCACTGA
- a CDS encoding GntR family transcriptional regulator, translating into MAVRSRRPSYVSIAYDEIRTMILSGELAPGSRLTVRPLADRLDLSPTPIRTALATLERQGMLEGHEHRGYFVPTLGRDDMLDIYEVREAVDTIASRRAARAPDRDALVETLDGLLKEQRRFVRKGDIDSYAELDMRFHRTIWYGSGNHRLAAVCENLAGQLRIGNNISARAPGRPEASLDEHLEIVDAIRAGDSRAAASATRRHVRLASAALAELLG; encoded by the coding sequence ATGGCAGTGAGGTCTCGGCGTCCTAGCTACGTCTCGATCGCGTACGACGAGATCAGGACGATGATCCTGTCCGGCGAGCTCGCGCCCGGTTCGCGGCTGACGGTGAGACCGCTCGCCGACCGGCTGGATCTCTCTCCGACGCCGATTCGGACCGCGCTGGCGACCCTCGAACGCCAGGGAATGTTGGAGGGCCACGAACACCGGGGCTACTTCGTTCCGACCCTCGGTCGCGACGACATGCTCGACATCTACGAGGTCCGCGAAGCGGTCGATACGATCGCGTCACGACGCGCTGCGCGTGCGCCCGACCGTGACGCCTTGGTGGAGACCCTCGACGGCCTGCTCAAAGAGCAACGACGCTTCGTCCGCAAGGGCGACATCGATTCGTACGCAGAACTCGACATGAGGTTCCACCGGACCATTTGGTACGGCTCGGGGAACCATCGACTTGCGGCCGTCTGTGAGAACCTCGCCGGCCAGCTGCGGATCGGAAACAACATCTCGGCCCGTGCGCCCGGTCGGCCCGAGGCTTCGCTCGACGAGCACCTCGAGATAGTCGACGCGATCCGCGCCGGCGACTCCCGCGCGGCGGCCAGCGCCACCCGGCGGCACGTGCGCCTTGCGAGTGCGGCGCTCGCCGAGCTGCTTGGCTGA
- a CDS encoding Na+/H+ antiporter NhaC family protein, translating into MDEPKVIFNQKSKMGWLMDEMTTEPTTRVRMLGGPAGAVVPALVFVGVLVWLSAAERATITGFWVGGWAAIVAGLMLTTTRRAYADSIVRGMSDKTGVVIIVAFIFAGVFGTLLEGGGLVEGLLWLGLETGLQGGAFVVLAFVLACLFAAGTGTSVGTVIAMTPVLYPTGVFLGADPTMMAVAVIAGGAFGDNIAPVSDSTISSAYTAQAEMGDVVRSRLPLSLSAAAAAAVVFAVFGGGGSVSERATSADPSAVGLVMIIPFALVILLAMRRNHIIVALAWGSVATIAIGLLAGQMSASDVFSIPATSGDSTGLVEDGISGVTGAVILVLFILALAQLLADSGLMARLLARLQSRAARGVRSAEFAIWTITLLFTVPLGANAPAILLVGPTLARPLGRAHGLAPARIANLMDCSANTVFYMLPWHNAVIVWYATVQATAGDHDLPVPSLGSAALNPYAWALIVVMLFSIFTGWNRRYAPAPDLARDEA; encoded by the coding sequence ATGGATGAGCCTAAGGTCATTTTCAATCAAAAATCGAAAATGGGTTGGCTGATGGACGAGATGACTACTGAACCGACGACTCGGGTACGGATGTTGGGCGGACCGGCAGGTGCGGTCGTTCCGGCGTTGGTGTTCGTCGGCGTGCTCGTGTGGCTTTCGGCCGCCGAGCGTGCCACGATCACGGGATTCTGGGTCGGAGGCTGGGCGGCGATCGTCGCCGGGCTGATGCTCACGACCACGCGACGTGCGTACGCAGACTCGATCGTGCGTGGGATGTCCGACAAGACGGGCGTCGTGATCATCGTCGCCTTCATCTTCGCGGGCGTCTTCGGAACCTTGCTCGAGGGCGGCGGGCTCGTCGAGGGTCTGCTGTGGCTGGGTCTCGAGACCGGACTGCAGGGCGGTGCGTTCGTCGTCCTTGCCTTCGTCCTGGCGTGCCTGTTCGCGGCCGGCACCGGGACGAGCGTCGGCACGGTGATCGCGATGACGCCGGTTCTCTACCCGACAGGTGTGTTCCTCGGCGCCGACCCGACCATGATGGCGGTTGCGGTGATCGCAGGTGGTGCGTTCGGAGACAACATCGCGCCGGTCTCGGACTCCACGATCAGCTCGGCCTACACCGCGCAGGCGGAGATGGGTGACGTGGTCAGGTCCCGGCTGCCGCTCTCGTTGTCCGCGGCGGCGGCAGCGGCGGTGGTGTTCGCGGTCTTCGGCGGCGGTGGATCGGTAAGCGAGCGTGCGACCAGCGCCGACCCGTCGGCCGTGGGCCTGGTGATGATCATCCCGTTCGCGCTGGTCATCCTGCTTGCCATGCGGCGAAACCACATCATCGTGGCGTTGGCCTGGGGCAGCGTTGCCACTATCGCGATCGGTCTGCTCGCCGGGCAGATGTCGGCGAGCGACGTGTTCTCCATTCCGGCGACGTCGGGCGACTCGACCGGCCTCGTCGAGGACGGCATCTCGGGTGTGACCGGCGCCGTCATCCTGGTCCTCTTCATCCTTGCCCTTGCACAGCTGCTCGCCGACAGTGGTCTGATGGCACGTCTCCTCGCACGACTGCAGAGCCGCGCCGCGAGAGGCGTACGAAGCGCTGAGTTCGCGATCTGGACGATCACCTTGCTGTTCACCGTTCCACTGGGCGCGAACGCACCGGCGATCCTGCTCGTCGGACCGACCCTCGCACGGCCACTGGGCCGAGCCCATGGCCTCGCACCCGCGCGGATCGCCAACCTGATGGACTGTAGCGCGAACACCGTGTTCTACATGCTGCCGTGGCACAACGCCGTGATCGTCTGGTATGCGACCGTCCAGGCGACCGCCGGCGACCACGACCTCCCCGTGCCGTCGCTGGGATCGGCCGCACTCAACCCGTACGCGTGGGCTTTGATCGTGGTGATGCTCTTTTCGATCTTCACCGGATGGAACCGACGCTATGCGCCGGCGCCCGACCTGGCCCGCGACGAAGCCTGA
- a CDS encoding ArsR/SmtB family transcription factor has product MPRLSDGVAQKARFLFEGYDTALGYGAARVIPRISPSPTPAGLIKGVADLPAADLAEFMLDTGETTPERLRDFREILQGGERSLIPQAVRGLPAGWAERCRRVLLEPEDVQADLVETLDAYLSNIYGQHLESVTNTVADAARVGREMLELRPAIDVIEHLTGGYRLGDDLELRSITLAPSVFIYPFMSARFDERTGEALIIYGVRSSTLDAYAPTPLEDDLVTTLKVLADPNRLTIVRLLVEHPLYTSELVSRLRLGQSTVHHHLAQLRAARLIRQQRDRHGMQYSVHAAAATKFVRSLEEWLLRPPDDTARGPENDSTTPAGGQ; this is encoded by the coding sequence ATGCCACGGCTCAGCGACGGCGTCGCCCAGAAGGCGCGGTTCCTCTTTGAGGGTTACGACACCGCGTTGGGTTATGGCGCGGCTCGAGTGATTCCGCGGATCTCACCGAGTCCGACCCCAGCTGGCCTGATCAAGGGGGTTGCCGACCTGCCGGCCGCCGACCTTGCCGAGTTCATGCTGGATACAGGGGAGACCACACCAGAACGCCTACGCGACTTTCGCGAGATCCTCCAGGGTGGCGAACGGTCGTTGATCCCGCAGGCGGTTAGGGGTCTTCCCGCGGGCTGGGCGGAGCGCTGTCGACGTGTCCTGCTGGAACCCGAGGACGTCCAGGCAGATTTGGTCGAAACCCTCGACGCCTACCTCTCCAACATCTACGGCCAGCACTTGGAATCGGTGACCAACACGGTTGCCGATGCTGCGCGCGTTGGTCGCGAGATGCTCGAGCTTCGTCCCGCCATTGACGTGATCGAGCACCTCACGGGTGGCTATCGGTTGGGCGACGACCTGGAACTGCGGTCCATCACGCTGGCGCCGTCTGTTTTCATCTATCCGTTCATGTCGGCCCGCTTCGATGAACGCACTGGCGAGGCGCTCATTATCTACGGTGTCCGAAGCTCGACGCTGGATGCCTACGCTCCGACGCCGCTGGAAGACGACCTTGTGACGACCCTCAAGGTGTTGGCCGACCCGAACCGATTGACGATCGTGAGGCTACTTGTCGAGCATCCGCTGTACACAAGTGAACTGGTGAGTCGTCTCCGACTCGGTCAGTCAACAGTTCACCATCACCTGGCTCAGTTGCGCGCCGCACGACTGATCCGTCAACAACGTGACCGCCACGGCATGCAGTACTCAGTTCACGCAGCGGCTGCAACCAAGTTCGTCCGCTCCCTAGAGGAGTGGTTGCTTCGCCCGCCTGATGATACGGCGCGCGGACCTGAGAACGACTCCACGACGCCTGCGGGTGGTCAGTAG
- a CDS encoding threonine synthase: MTSLRTAAHAGITPSLATGQRCVHDPRLTYALWPPLTAGCPGCSNEQIAYPLEVTYDYAAIDAGMREALFDRTAIPLDVRGWGPLLPPFDARLGPGVGSTPLIDGLEGLGEGVQVLVKDESRNPTWSHKDRLNLMTISAAAASGAPGVVVASSGNHGASAAAMSARLDLPCVVVMSSDGPPLMAHFAGAYGATVLSVRRDARWQVVRDIVDKLGFHPVSNRTVTHTGHPFGPEGYKTIAYELFIQLGHRLPSAVFIPTGYGELLYGVWKGFEELRILDLVDSVPALYACEVAGRGVLKAAIEQDQPAVTIDEASTTDAFSIATTTGGYRATHVMHRTAGSVLGVTDTEMAMSQRTLAAKGIWQELSGVAGVAGLQQTLRRGATFDGPVVCLATSSGLKDVRTGVHQPIETGPDWSSISGELRRRGIPGT; the protein is encoded by the coding sequence ATGACGAGCCTGCGCACTGCGGCGCATGCAGGGATAACACCGTCGCTGGCGACCGGCCAGCGCTGTGTGCACGATCCCCGTCTGACATACGCGTTGTGGCCGCCCTTGACGGCGGGTTGCCCTGGGTGCAGCAACGAGCAGATCGCCTACCCGCTCGAGGTCACCTATGACTACGCCGCCATCGATGCTGGCATGCGAGAAGCGCTGTTCGATCGCACGGCGATCCCTCTGGACGTGCGGGGTTGGGGGCCGCTGCTGCCGCCTTTCGATGCTCGCCTGGGACCGGGTGTGGGGAGTACGCCGCTCATCGACGGTCTCGAAGGACTAGGCGAGGGTGTCCAGGTCTTGGTCAAGGACGAGAGTCGCAACCCGACGTGGAGCCACAAGGACCGCTTGAATCTGATGACTATCAGCGCCGCGGCAGCGTCTGGGGCACCTGGCGTGGTAGTCGCGTCCTCCGGAAACCATGGAGCATCCGCAGCGGCCATGTCCGCCCGCCTCGACCTACCTTGCGTCGTCGTCATGTCCAGTGACGGACCTCCGCTAATGGCGCATTTCGCGGGCGCCTACGGCGCAACGGTCCTCTCGGTGCGCCGCGACGCTCGCTGGCAGGTTGTGCGGGACATCGTTGACAAGCTCGGCTTCCACCCAGTTAGCAATCGGACCGTCACACACACTGGACACCCGTTCGGTCCTGAGGGATACAAGACGATCGCATACGAGCTGTTCATCCAGCTCGGACACAGGCTGCCGTCGGCAGTGTTCATCCCGACCGGTTATGGCGAGCTTCTCTACGGGGTATGGAAGGGCTTCGAGGAACTGCGAATCCTCGACCTGGTCGATTCCGTCCCCGCGCTCTACGCGTGCGAAGTGGCCGGCCGTGGCGTGCTCAAAGCTGCCATTGAACAAGATCAGCCTGCTGTCACGATTGACGAAGCCTCTACAACCGATGCGTTCTCGATCGCGACGACGACGGGCGGGTACCGGGCCACCCACGTTATGCATCGCACCGCGGGCAGCGTCTTGGGTGTCACCGACACCGAGATGGCGATGAGTCAGCGCACGCTTGCGGCCAAGGGGATCTGGCAAGAGCTCTCCGGGGTCGCAGGCGTGGCAGGACTTCAGCAGACACTCCGGCGAGGAGCCACGTTTGATGGCCCGGTCGTTTGCCTCGCCACATCAAGCGGGCTCAAGGACGTACGCACGGGCGTACATCAGCCGATCGAGACAGGCCCGGACTGGTCGAGCATTTCGGGCGAGCTACGGAGGCGGGGGATCCCTGGTACATAA
- a CDS encoding transporter substrate-binding domain-containing protein: protein MSTTWPRLVPVSALALALTMSSCTTGTTSGEANSGAEGAASLPASIQESGVIRVGTYAAYPPMTFKDPQTGDYAGSDIELIEAVADKLGVAVQIHDVKFEGLITGLQSDRFDVAIGAISDTPERRQQVDFVDYAKAFSGILVQDGNPESIYSFDDLCGHPVATVVGSSQVDQLEQQSRQCQKQDKSPIDISAVTDTAQVELRGPRWS from the coding sequence ATGAGCACGACATGGCCACGACTTGTACCTGTATCCGCACTCGCACTCGCCCTCACCATGAGCTCCTGCACCACTGGAACGACAAGCGGTGAAGCTAACAGCGGCGCGGAAGGAGCGGCATCGCTACCGGCCAGCATTCAAGAGTCAGGGGTGATACGCGTCGGCACCTACGCCGCCTATCCACCGATGACCTTCAAAGACCCCCAGACAGGGGATTATGCCGGCTCCGATATTGAACTGATCGAGGCAGTGGCCGACAAGCTCGGGGTTGCGGTGCAGATCCACGATGTGAAGTTCGAGGGCCTCATCACCGGACTCCAGTCGGATCGCTTCGACGTGGCCATCGGCGCCATCAGTGACACACCCGAACGGCGTCAGCAGGTTGACTTTGTCGACTACGCCAAGGCGTTCTCCGGCATTCTCGTCCAAGACGGGAACCCCGAGAGCATCTACTCCTTCGACGATCTCTGCGGTCACCCAGTCGCCACCGTTGTAGGCAGCTCGCAGGTAGACCAATTGGAACAGCAGTCACGTCAGTGCCAGAAGCAAGACAAGTCACCGATTGACATCTCCGCGGTCACCGACACCGCCCAAGTCGAACTTCGAGGTCCGCGGTGGTCGTAG
- a CDS encoding M14 family zinc carboxypeptidase, with the protein MTPTKTARYLLAATFAFVALLTPLLTGGVSASVLSSQAPAAGLDSPEDYFGFEMGAEGKLARWDDIVAYYKMIADESDRVLYEERGTTSAGLPFPVLTVSSPENLENLDRIKEINQRLADPRGLPEDEAKELAAEGKPVYMLAAAIHSTEVGTAQSIPNVLYRLATENSTTIDEILDDSVVLIVPAENPDGTKWVGDYFNETAGTKYDRTYPDLYHKYTGHDDNRDWFMLTQKESRISVGLQNEYRPQVVHNMHQMGPTGPRLFTPPYLAPNDPNIDPITVQQTNSAGMEMTRGLTAEGKKGVLWGDIYDYWTPSRHYMAYHGAPRLLTEAASAKDLAYTYESEDGKPLGPQEMDTNFIEPYDKSTWSLSQIVDYLDTAAFAGMSNVATYSDEWLYNFYRTQRRAVRPGPDKPFAFVVPGDQRDPFATYEMLELLQTGDVELKKATESFTAGGEKYAAGSWIVEYAQPFGRWAKTLLEVQHYPNLREYPGGPPQPPYDVTAQTLPMLLGVTVDTLQEPFDATTTEVSEVEPASPSVPESPGGAYLVGPQSYGSAIVMAELQQADAATLRSTRAFSADGRRFPAGTFIVEPTEEAQDALATASEKTGIPVYGVDAAPRVPAEKLKAGTRIGLYRGIDNMPGGWMKWLFEQYETDFTEVAAQDFDGDLNDQYDTIVFPAGISKEVLVEGLDRDAYPKRWSWAYGVGQAGWRELRRFVRNGGTLLTIGDSVDTAKKLFSLPIEPALPDDSTKYYSPGSILRQRFDTSDPIAWGMRRNTPVWFGEDDQAYEVSGGDVVSSFPASGKQLRSGWLIGGEYLNGKANVVAHDIGKGTVVTFGSEPTFRTWSREPGKLLFNAIYHGPSTHVSAHGVETALRQ; encoded by the coding sequence ATGACACCTACCAAGACAGCGCGGTACCTGCTCGCCGCGACGTTCGCGTTCGTCGCTCTTCTCACCCCGCTCCTGACCGGCGGCGTGAGCGCGAGCGTGCTGAGCTCCCAGGCTCCCGCCGCGGGGCTCGACAGCCCCGAGGACTACTTCGGGTTCGAGATGGGCGCCGAGGGCAAGCTCGCCCGGTGGGACGACATCGTCGCGTACTACAAGATGATCGCCGACGAGTCCGACCGGGTGCTGTACGAGGAGCGCGGTACGACCAGCGCGGGGCTTCCGTTCCCGGTGCTGACGGTCAGCTCGCCGGAGAATCTCGAGAACCTCGATCGGATAAAGGAGATCAACCAGCGCTTGGCGGATCCGAGAGGGCTCCCCGAGGACGAGGCGAAGGAGCTCGCCGCCGAGGGCAAGCCGGTGTACATGCTCGCCGCGGCGATCCACTCGACCGAGGTGGGGACCGCACAGTCGATCCCGAACGTCCTGTACCGGTTGGCGACCGAGAACTCAACGACGATCGACGAGATCCTGGACGACTCGGTCGTCCTGATCGTCCCGGCCGAGAACCCAGACGGCACGAAATGGGTCGGCGACTACTTCAACGAGACCGCCGGCACGAAGTACGACCGCACGTATCCCGATCTCTACCACAAGTACACCGGGCACGACGACAACCGCGACTGGTTCATGCTGACGCAGAAGGAGTCTCGGATCAGCGTCGGGCTGCAGAACGAGTACCGGCCTCAGGTCGTACACAACATGCACCAGATGGGCCCGACCGGCCCACGCCTGTTCACGCCGCCGTATCTCGCACCGAACGATCCCAATATCGACCCGATCACGGTGCAGCAGACGAACTCTGCCGGGATGGAGATGACGCGTGGCCTGACAGCCGAAGGAAAGAAGGGCGTGCTGTGGGGCGACATCTACGACTACTGGACACCGTCGCGGCACTACATGGCGTACCACGGTGCGCCCCGGCTGCTCACCGAGGCGGCGAGCGCGAAGGACCTCGCCTACACCTACGAGAGCGAGGACGGCAAGCCACTCGGCCCGCAGGAGATGGACACGAACTTCATCGAGCCGTACGACAAGTCCACGTGGTCGCTGTCGCAGATCGTCGATTACCTGGACACCGCGGCATTCGCCGGGATGAGCAACGTCGCCACGTACTCCGACGAATGGCTCTACAACTTCTACCGAACGCAGCGCCGCGCCGTACGACCCGGACCCGACAAGCCGTTCGCGTTCGTGGTGCCGGGCGACCAGCGCGATCCGTTCGCGACCTACGAGATGCTCGAGCTGTTGCAGACGGGCGACGTCGAGCTGAAGAAGGCGACCGAATCGTTCACCGCGGGCGGTGAGAAGTACGCCGCCGGTTCGTGGATCGTCGAGTACGCACAGCCGTTCGGCCGCTGGGCGAAGACGCTGCTCGAGGTGCAGCACTACCCGAACCTGCGTGAGTACCCGGGCGGACCACCGCAGCCGCCGTACGACGTGACCGCGCAGACGCTTCCGATGCTGCTCGGCGTCACCGTCGACACGCTGCAGGAACCGTTCGACGCGACCACCACCGAGGTGTCCGAGGTGGAGCCGGCAAGCCCGTCGGTCCCGGAGAGCCCCGGTGGCGCGTACCTCGTGGGTCCGCAGTCGTACGGGTCGGCAATCGTCATGGCCGAGCTGCAGCAGGCCGACGCGGCGACGCTGCGGTCCACCCGGGCGTTCTCGGCGGACGGTCGGCGATTCCCGGCCGGTACGTTCATCGTCGAACCGACCGAGGAGGCGCAGGACGCGCTGGCGACGGCATCGGAGAAGACCGGGATCCCGGTCTACGGCGTCGATGCCGCCCCGCGTGTGCCCGCGGAGAAGCTCAAGGCCGGCACCCGCATCGGCTTGTACCGCGGCATCGACAACATGCCGGGCGGCTGGATGAAGTGGCTGTTCGAGCAGTACGAGACGGACTTCACCGAGGTCGCCGCGCAGGACTTCGACGGCGATTTGAACGACCAGTACGACACGATCGTGTTCCCGGCAGGCATCTCCAAGGAGGTACTCGTCGAGGGACTCGACCGAGACGCCTACCCGAAGCGGTGGTCGTGGGCATACGGAGTCGGACAGGCCGGCTGGCGAGAGCTGCGACGGTTCGTACGCAACGGTGGCACGCTGCTGACGATCGGCGACTCGGTCGATACCGCCAAGAAGCTGTTCTCGCTGCCGATCGAACCCGCGCTGCCGGACGACAGTACGAAGTACTACAGCCCCGGAAGCATCCTCAGGCAGCGGTTCGACACCAGCGATCCGATCGCATGGGGCATGCGGCGCAACACGCCGGTCTGGTTCGGCGAAGACGACCAGGCGTACGAGGTCAGCGGCGGCGACGTCGTGTCCTCGTTCCCGGCCTCCGGCAAGCAGTTGCGGAGCGGCTGGCTGATCGGTGGCGAGTACCTCAACGGCAAGGCGAACGTGGTGGCGCACGACATCGGCAAGGGGACCGTCGTCACCTTCGGCAGCGAGCCGACCTTCCGTACCTGGTCGCGCGAACCGGGGAAGCTGCTGTTCAACGCGATCTACCACGGCCCGTCGACGCACGTCAGTGCCCACGGGGTCGAGACCGCACTTCGGCAGTAG
- a CDS encoding DUF6153 family protein, with protein MTRLPHGGVVVLVCTLVLGILGMHALAQACGEASHSAATTTATAAADEATYAEHPDDRLMVHAGDDGTSPSEQHGLLALCLAVLVFAGTVWVIARSCRLGHGWAVPMRRVRNGAAPIISRPRPPPSLISLSILRC; from the coding sequence ATGACGAGGCTGCCCCATGGTGGCGTCGTCGTGCTGGTATGCACGCTGGTTCTCGGCATACTCGGGATGCATGCTCTAGCGCAAGCCTGCGGCGAGGCAAGCCACAGTGCGGCGACGACCACTGCCACCGCGGCCGCCGACGAAGCCACCTACGCCGAGCACCCGGACGATCGACTCATGGTGCACGCCGGTGACGACGGGACCAGTCCGTCCGAGCAGCACGGACTGTTGGCACTTTGTCTGGCTGTGCTGGTCTTCGCCGGGACGGTATGGGTCATTGCGCGGTCTTGCCGCCTTGGGCACGGTTGGGCCGTCCCGATGCGACGAGTCCGAAACGGCGCAGCTCCCATCATCTCGCGTCCGCGGCCGCCACCGTCACTGATCTCCCTGTCGATCTTGAGGTGCTGA
- a CDS encoding DUF305 domain-containing protein, which yields MRYKLAIAAATLGASALLAGCGGDDSQSPPTGSSSSQSSAFNSADVEFAQQMIPHHRQAVMMADLVESHTFDERVKSLATDIEAAQGPEIKVMTGWLEDWGEPVTPDMEDMEGMEGMDHGSGDMDSMPGMMSDQQMSRLEGLAGPKFDRAFLTMMIAHHRGAIEMAQAEQQNGKFAAAIDLADQIAKSQSQEIQTMKSILGS from the coding sequence ATGCGTTACAAACTTGCAATCGCAGCAGCAACCCTCGGGGCTTCCGCCCTACTGGCCGGGTGCGGCGGCGATGACTCACAGTCGCCGCCGACCGGTTCCTCGTCGTCGCAGTCGAGCGCGTTCAACAGTGCCGACGTTGAGTTCGCCCAACAGATGATCCCGCACCACCGCCAGGCGGTCATGATGGCCGATCTCGTGGAATCCCACACCTTCGATGAGCGAGTCAAATCGTTGGCCACCGACATCGAGGCGGCCCAAGGTCCCGAGATCAAGGTCATGACGGGCTGGCTCGAGGACTGGGGCGAGCCCGTTACTCCAGACATGGAGGACATGGAAGGCATGGAAGGCATGGACCACGGTTCGGGTGACATGGATTCGATGCCCGGCATGATGAGCGACCAGCAGATGAGCCGCCTGGAGGGCTTAGCCGGACCCAAATTCGACCGTGCCTTCCTCACGATGATGATCGCCCACCACCGCGGCGCTATCGAAATGGCCCAGGCCGAACAGCAGAACGGCAAGTTCGCCGCCGCAATCGATCTTGCCGACCAGATCGCCAAATCGCAGTCACAGGAGATCCAGACGATGAAATCGATCCTTGGATCGTGA